A stretch of DNA from Bactrocera neohumeralis isolate Rockhampton chromosome 6, APGP_CSIRO_Bneo_wtdbg2-racon-allhic-juicebox.fasta_v2, whole genome shotgun sequence:
CGATTTACATGTGCGTCAAGGCGATGCTGTTTATGTATTACGTGATATACCCATCAAGGATGCATCCGGTAATGTGGTACCCaagcaaaagcatacatacgaAACAATCGGCACTATTGACTACAATGAGTGTGATATTTTTCGTGTGGAACGCTTGTGGAAGAATGAGGAGGGTAAACGTTTCATATTCGGTCATCACTTTTTACGACCGCATGAGACATTCCACGAACCGTCGCGTCGTTTCTATCCCAATGAAGTGGTACGTGTGCCACTCTATGAAATCGTACCGATCGAATTGGTGATCGGACGTTGCTGGGTGCTGGATCGCACAACTTTCTGTAAGGGTCGACCAGTAGAGTGTACCGATGAGACACATTGCTACATTTGTGAGCTGCGTGTAGACAAAACAGCGCGCTTTTTCTCGAAAGCTAAAGTCAATTATCCGACTTGTACGAAGACATATGCATTTAGAAAGTTTCCggaaaagctaaaaatttctaaaagctATGCGGTGAGTGAACTactttacttaaaatttaaccGCAAATTTTGTCCTGTTTAAACtactaatttaataaaactttgtacTAAAAATGCTTTACACTTTTGTAGCCACATGACGTTGATCCAGCTTTATTGAAATCGAAACGACAAAAGTCTGAGAATGAGCCTATATCGAATGCTAGAAACACGAGCTACAGATCTGTGACTCCCGTCTCCTCAACTGCATGTGCGTTGGATGTGTCCTCTAACACCCCAGTTGGCAGACAAACTCCCAATAAAACACCACAGAACAGCAGCAGTCGTAAACGTCAAAACAATAACAGTCCAGCAATAGTGCATGTAATTACTCCAACACCACTAAACGTACAGGTAGTTATTACCCAATACTATTTTATTAAACTcgtaaagctttttttttacatttgattgaaatttatttagaccataaaacaaaaacgcaacCACTTGGAATCTGTACTCGAAATAATGAAACTCAAATGGAAGAATACTCACACGGCTGTAAGTGAACAGCCCATCGATTTATCATATCTACTATCCGGACGCGGTGCAAGGCAGCGTAAATCGCAAGCGTCTGCAGTAGCTATAGTTGTATCTAACACACTCGCACCCACTACATCCACCAATTCAATAACAAGCACGTCATCCTTAACGACCAATGAGTCAACTTAACACATGAAACATAAAATTAGTTCAAAATGGCAGGAAGTCtatgaattatatatttcatcTTAGAATTAGGTTAATTAAGTTTGAAAGTGGTACCCAACTGAAGGATGGGGACTatattgtaaaaatgtaaactaacacacacatacacaaaagcgatcaatataaattatttgatatgaatatgtatatatatgtatgtactatatacatagcaattaattatttgtaaatttgcgCGTATTGGATATACTACAAACATGcctatgtataaatatgtatggtatTGGGACATTCAAATGAAATTCACTTTATCATAGCcattttatatgaaaagtatatattgaattatttgttattttctttttattaaatatcactattaaaaatatttttagcgcaTGCTTAggctattattattaaaattgtagCAATTtaagttgtttatttattaatggaaAACTAATCGACCAGTCGGTTTTAGACAATTTGTATTTTCTCCGCAAACAATGTTATTTTGgaattcacatatttatttttgactaacttattttattttagttgtatTCTTTTAATGAATTTCTCGAACCTCAATTACTGTAGgtgttgtatttttatatacattttccttgagttatatgaatttttttattgcttatttagTTGTTAGCGgcacatataatttttattaaaaaatagcatAATAATTGCCTTTTTTGTAAACTTACTAACTGCTTGTCTATTTTTAGACTATGGAAGTTTCACATATTAACTTGTTTTCCttccataaatatttgttgttaaactattgtaaaagcaaaaatggattatttttccaaatttaacaaaaatatatattttttcattgaaaaatctgAAACTGTCTTTGGTATTTCGAATTTAAGTAACAATGGCAAAGCGGTGGTTCAAGACAATTTattccttggccggataaaaatacGTATCCGTTCTGGTTATGTGGACCCGATAGTCGTTGGAACGGGAAACACTACTGTTCCCACTTTCGTCTAATATCAGCATGACACCTGTATGTCGTAAAagcaaaattgtaataaaatggcAACACCACATGTGTTTGACGTCTCACAATTGTCACTGTCGCAGCTGGTGGTTTTGTCTGGTTATCTGGTCTTTCCCGATTTCCTGCGTTTTGCGTGTAGCGATTGATGCACAAATTGTTGCTAAATTGTGCGAAATATCGCTCCAATTTTATTTAGCGCTGTGGTAATGTTAACTTAAACAAATTGTGAGTAACTTGTTATTGAAAGTGCTACTAAAATTGTGTAGAGTAGGCAATTCAGTTAAATTTGCTGTCGGGTAATCCAGTTCAAGAGCATACATATTCATTGTGTGCGATTAGTTGTTGCTAGTGaaagcataaaatatattaaaagttaaaaaaaagagcGCAAAGGCATAAATATGAGCCAATTCACCGATATTTTGGAGCGTGAATTTCCAGCCATTGACAATGAGCTAAAGGATTACGTGGAGGGTGAGCAAAtcccaataaataaatttggttgTGTTTGAAAAACCTAACTTTGTGTTGTAGGTGTGCTTTGTGGTAGTTTGGAAGATTTTGAGTCATGCGATGACATATACGAAGCTGTAGGAGATATCCTGCAAAGCATTGATACGGGGAAATCTGAGGAGAACATAAGGTAATTGAATcctaactaaattttaaaagcatttttgtaaatatgcaaTTCATATATTCTGTCAGAGACCTTTGTGATGAgttttttaacataattaaaaagaatacaaaaaatgaGGTACGTAAAGTATTAAATGCTCCCGTAAATATTGCCGCTATGGCCAAAGAGATGGAAAATGTTGATAAGAATATGCAAAGCATATGGCTTACTACGAAAGATGGTGGATCGGTGagtagttgaaaaaatatttttatattttatttacctaCGCTCCCCATGTAACTCCAGAAAGTGAACAGCAAAAAGCTTGAGAAAGCCGAAGCAAAGCTACAGCAAAAGCAGGAAAAACGGCAGGATGTTGTGAAATCAGCTGTTGCTGCACCAGTCAAACTGCAAACTGCTACAGCATCACAAGTGCTGAGTAAGAAGAATACAAAAATGGAGCAAAAAGGCACAAATCGATCAATGGATATAAAAATAGAGAATTTCGATTTGGCATTTGGCGACAAGTAATTCAACATAAAAAAGCCTTGATTTAGtgcaaaatatctaaaatatattaatgttcTTACCCTAGGGTTTTGCTACAAAACGCCAATTTACTGCTCTCTTTGGGTCGTCGATATGGCCTTGTCGGACGTAATGGTTTGGGTAAAACGACACTTCTGCGCATGATTTCAGATCGGCAATTGGCGATACCTTCACACATCAGTGTTCTGCATGTAGAACAAGAAGTTGTTGGTGACGATACAAAAGCTGTTGATAGTGTCTTGGAATGTGACCTTGAACGTAATCGGTTGCTAACACGCGAAAAGGAAATACTTGCCACTTTAAACAGCGGAGTGCAGGATACGAAGTTAAGTACAGAGTTGAACGAAGTATACGCACAGTTGCAGAATATTGAAGCTGATAAAGCGGTGGCAAGAGCTTCTGTTATATTGCGTGGTCTTGGTTTCGACGCTGATATGCAGCAAAGACCAACTAAATCATTCTCCGGTGGTTGGCGTATGCGTTTGGCTTTAGCACGTGCACTTTTTTCCAAACCCGATCTACTACTGCTCGATGAACCGACTAACATGTTGGATATAAAAGCCATCATATGGCTTGAAAATTACCTTCAATCCTGGCCAACAACATTGTTAGTTGTTTCTCACGACCGTAACTTTTTGGAAACTGTTCCAACCGATATCATACATCTGCATTCCCAGGCGCTTGAGGCTTACAAGtaagataatataaaatgtcTACTTCATTTTTAACATGAATTGGGTATGTTTTTTTCAGAGGTAATTATGAGCAGTTTGAAAAGACAAAGACCGAGAAATTGAAGGCCCAACGACGCGAATACGAAGCACAAATGGCACACCGCGCGCATGTGCAAGAGTTTATCGATCGTTTCCGTTACAACGCAAATCGTGCATCTTCGGTACAATCGAAaatcaaaatgttggaaaagctgtaagttattatatttaaaaagaaaccaATGAAAATAGGTATTTCTAAAAGCTCTTATATCTTGTTGTAGACCCGAATTGAAGCCTGTCGAAAAGGAAGTTGAGGTTAAACTGAAATTCCCCGAAGTTGAACCATTAAATCCCCCGGTGTTAGCTTTATCAGAAATCGAATTTAGATACAAGGACACAGATCCATTACCCGTTTTTAAAAATGTGAATCTATCAGCTACCTCAGATTCAAGAATATGTATTGTAAGTTTAAGCTAGGAATAGTACTTTCAAACATTAtctaattttacaatttattttaataggtGGGAGAAAATGGCGCAGGTAAGACCACACTTCTTAAAATCATTGTTGGTCAATTGACTACAATACACGGCAACATTATCTCGCATCGTGGTCTGCGAATTGGCTATTTTGCGCAACATCATGTTGATCACCTGAACATGAATACTACTTGTGTGGGTGTATTGGCAGAACTCTTCCCAGGGCGGCCGGATGAGGAATATCGTCGGCAATTGGGCAGCTTTGGCATATCAGGGCAATTAGCGCTGCAAAGCATTGCTAGTTTGTCGGGAGGACAGAAATCTCGTGTCGCTTTGGCGAAAATGTGCATGGGTATAAAATTATCTAATTATATTTGAATGTTTTGAAACTAatagtaaatataatttcagCCGATCCTAACTTCTTAGTGCTTGATGAACCTACCAATCACCTGGATATTGAGACCATTGATGCCTTAGGTCGAGCTATTAATGCATTTAAGGTAATTAtattattgttaatttaaatatgtattttgctgATGAAACAATTGTTTGTGCTTCTTCAGGGCGGTGTAATATTAGTATCTCACGACGAACGTCTGATAAAGGTGGTATGCAAAGAACTGTGGGTGTGCGGCAATCGTACAGTGCGCGGCATGGAAGGCGGACTAGATGAATACAAACGTGAAGTTTACAAAGAAATTGAAGCAGCaaatagttaaattaaattgtagcGCAAAACTCTATTTTGTATTCGTTCTAATTGTAATTTATGCACATGCACTGTAAAAGTAAACTACTTTGATATGATTTTACAATTGCATATAAAtgattaaaatacaaaaacatggaaaaatatataatttcatcaTGCGATAACGCTAAAAGTGTGTGacctttgtttttttcttgttgaaaATAGACCACAGGGAAAGTTTTTGAGGTCGAATAAAATTCAAGGAATTTATCATAGAATCGTATTTCGGAAAAAGAACTTCATTGCCTGTCCATGAGCTCATGGTATGAATAATCAAATACTAAAACGATTTTCCAATTCACCACATATGCTTTATTTTTAACGTTAAAATTGCTAATTATAATCAAAAGTAAATGATAACTTTAAGTTATCTTATACAATTAGAAATTAGCCAATTATGTTTCGATATCTAATATtttaatgcatatatatatattttatatcttgAATGCAATTACATTGTCTTATCCACCCTTAACACTCCCCAGTTAAGCAAAACCGAAAGTAAACGAACTTAGTTCTTGGTGATACCAATCACACCACAGCCAAGACGTGCACCAGCGTTGCCAGTTGACTTGCTCAATTCGTGGCCACCTTTGCCCAAATCATCGGGATCAGCATGCACAACAACAGTACGTCCAACGATGCTATTTGCTCCGAACAATGTAATTAATTTATCGCTGATGTTAACCtagcagaaatatttaaaaataatattactatataaaataacttttaattatttggCCTTTCAAACCTTGGTTGGTCCATCGCCGCTGGCTTCAATATTGCCCAAATCACCCAAATGACGATTTTCGTCGGTTGGCGCACCATGCTCCTTGCCAGCAGGATTAAAATGTGGCCCAGCTGATGTGCAACCGTTAGTGTTATCTCCAAATTCATGTACGTGGAAGCCATGAAGACCTTTAGAAAGTCCAGAAACTTCACCAGTGACTATTACGGGTGAAGACTCAtcctaaaaaaatacaaaatgtttcacaattatattaatatgtaaataaattccaATTTAAATTACTTGAAATCATTACATTTCATAAGAGAGGTGTATACTTATGCACTTTAgctatatacatagtatatatataaatatgtttatatatccAAAATAAATGACACCGCATTATAATATTCATAAGCTACTTGAGAAAATAAGCTTTTTAcctatataattaaatattctatTACAAATTTGATAACAAGCACTCAATTGGTTGTTATTTCTTAACCGAAGAGGCGTCTCGCATCCCAAGTACCCCaacgcatatgtatatgtattaacaCATCGCAATGAAACTGATAACTATGTAGATACCTGTGTAATTATTATGGAGTTTGTAATCTATACTGAAAATGCTTATTCATGCTTATATGCAGTGataaacttatacatatgtatatgtatgtcatgtacatatatgtaaagtgACATCTTCTTCTATTTAcctaatttttaaacataatcttaattattaatattttatatagtttcggaaatttcatttcacaatgTCAGCCGGTGACATGACCTTGGACCCTCAAAATATTAAAGATAGATAAAAAGGCTGTTGCTTACCTTCTGTTCGAAGTAAACGGTACCCTTCACATCACCGTTGATTACACTTACAGCTTTAGCAggcattattaaatatttttaaaatatttttgtaataatacaAATTGTACACGCGTTGACTAAGTAAAATGCGACAGCTTCGAACAGTGCGAAAGTCGATTATGAACCGAATGAATTAAAGGTAAATCTAACAGAACTGCGGCGAAATCCAATTGGAATCAATGGCGGCAAATTGAAGGGTTGCATGCGTTATTGAGCAATAATTCGCAATAATAACGGAAGTGCAACAGAGGAAGTTATTGTGCCCTTAACAAAAATCATTTCATTcacatcatttaaaaaaatcgttaaattgTGGTTATTTTATatggtataaaataaaatgtattaaaaatcatGATGATTGATAAATAgattcaatttatttatgaaataaaagtatCACCCTGAATTTGCTATCTTCCGAAAACGTCAGAGttgattttcaaattaaaataacatttatttgacagcacaaaaaaaaaatcggaaaatattttattttaggcaGAATAATGTCTGAATTTACTGATTTAGTTTCAATTTGTAATGAAACGGATATTAATAATGACGAAGTCAAAGAGTATAATTTTGACGAAAACAACAAGCTGTTGTTAATACGTCAAAACGATCGAATCTGGGCCATCGGAGCAACGTGTCCCCATCAAGGTGCGCCTTTGGTTAGAGGCATATTAGGACATGGACGCATTCGTTGCCCACGTCATGGTTCTTGTTACAATATTAGGACTGGCGATATAGAGGATTTTCCGGGTTTGGATTCATTACCAACGTATCCGGTTGAAATAGCTACAAACGGAGTGGTTCAAGTGCGTGCGAGAATCAAGGATCTTAATAAGATACGGCGCACAAAGGAAATGGTAGAATACATTAAGTCTGACGAACGTATATTTTTGTTAGTAGGCGGTGGAGTTTCAACGGCTACATGTGCTGAAACATTACGTCAAGAGGGCTACACAGGACGCATAATAATATTGTGTCGTGAGGACTATTTACCTTACGATCGTGCACCACTCTCAAAAGCATGGCAAGGAGATATAACGGAATTATATTTCCGCGATAGCGATTTTTATGAGGGCAATAATATTGAGGTAATATTGGGAGTGGAGGCAATTAAATTGGACACAGCCATGAGAACGGTTAGCTGTTCCAATGATCAACTAATTACGTACGATAAACTTTTCATTGCGACTGGTTCAAAGCCAACTAGATTGCCTGTCAACGGtaatgatttaagaaatgtattttaCATACACGATTATAGAGATCTCCAAACAATAATGCATGTGTTAAAATCAAAAACGAATTTAGTATGTGTAGGAGGGGGTTTCATTAATTTGGAATTTGTTTCCTCTATAGTTACCAAAGTAAAATCGGTGAGTATGGCATTTAATAGCATAATCAAAACTTATTAAAGTCAATGTTTCAATGTTAACAGATTGTGCTGGTTAGCAATGAGAAATATCCTCTAGAGAGCACTGTTGGCAGTGATGTCGGTGAGCGTTTATTGCAATTATACCGCGAAAAGGGTGTACAAATGAAAATGGAAAGtagaattaaagaaatattaagcGAGGATGGAGTTAGAATCTCTGAAATCAGAACAAGCGATGGTTATAAGTATCCGTGCGATGTATTAATCATTGCTGTGGGTGTAGTGGCTAATACTGCATGGCTAATCGACTCGAGCTTGCCCATAAATGCTGATGGCACAATTGATACGGACATGCATTTAATGACGCTGGTGCCCAACATCTATGTGGGCGGTGATATTGCCAATGCACCACTCTTCTCGAATGCCAATCAAAGACAAAATGTTAAACATTTACAAGTGGCACAATATCATGGTTATGTGGCTGCTATAAATATGGCTGGTACTATAAAAGACCTACGGGCAGTGCCTTTTTTCAACATACACCTCTTTGGTGCAACGTTTTCGCATGCTGGTGTTGGTAGTATAAGTGAAACTTCCATATACGGTGATTTAAAACGTTTAAAATATCTGGCATATTTGTTCGATCGCGATGGCAACGTCACATGTGTTAACACTTGCGGTTACGATGCTACGGTGGTTAACTTTTGTGAATTGCTGTCACAAGGTAAACGACTGCATCGTTCTGACGTAGTAGACAAGTCCAATCCGCATCAATGGATGGAACATTTGCTCGATACGCGACGTACACGTTGTggctgttaaaattttaatttgttgctCATATTTAACGCTTTTACCAATTGTTCTTCATTCGCATTCAgtcgttttggttttttgcTGCTATCCATACGGCTGTGTAAAACATGCAATCAATAAACAGAAttcattatttaaacaaatattgtactcatatgtatttaatttgctaaaatactgtaataattatgaaaaagacCGCTGTTTAGAacgttttaatttaataaaaatgaagtcTGAAATTACGTAATTTAATTTGTGTTGTACGTTTTTAGGCTAAtcatcacattttttttttcaagatggTGATCTAGTTTTTTTTCTAGATCTGAACTGTTTTCATGCTTGATTATCTTGTTCATAGAAGAGAACTACACTtgaattttcgaagaaaaaattgaaacaagtCAAAACAGCATATTTTACATTGATATTTTGAAGATTGAAGAATACACAGAGATTATCTAtattctttgtatttttttctcaatacACATTTTGTCCAAACATTGAAATGGagttttctttattataatagaaataaagtgCAATCATCATTATACATTTTATCTTTaccataaatttgtttgtagggttcttttttttttttttgtttacttgttttataatatttttttatttaaattaaattttttgtattagttgtaatttgtttttctaGATTTAGGTTCGATATAATTGTAGGTATGTAGAGATAGGTAATTAATTCTTTTGCTCCTTTTCAGTTGCCACACAACTATGattcatttattttgcttttacttaCTAGCTTTGCTGTTTAGAACGTATACACCGTCTAGGCTTTCTGCCAAACATGCTGCTTAATTCTTTTtagcattaatatttattactcgcatattaagtaattatttttcCCATCATTTAAAATGTACTACTTTCAttagtttacaattttttaaattagatttttgtttttttttgttctttatatatttttttgtttgcatttcgcattttataacttttttgttactttttactCCCATTCATTCTAGTATAATATATAGCATCATCAAGCATATTGAATTCGTCCAGAGTAAACAAGTACATCTATACAGTATGCTAGGGATACAATTTTGATAATCGTTAAACGAATAaatcattacaacaacaaatattaaagcaaTATAGGGAGtttgtatatattcatattttagaaagattaaaaacaataaaacaattatttttgttcacatacTTTGCTTGTCAAATTCAATATACCGATGGgttataatagtaataaagaTGTTTCTTGGTTGGTTGGCTTCAtgtgtttcttaatttttcttatgATACCGGTTTACTGTTTTCATTTTCTATATcttcaacgaaatattttgtaagtaatgttagtttaacattttctcaattttgttttgttttgtgtgtgaatgtgtcTTCAATTATATTATGTCTTCTACTACACTCTGACCCACTGTAGTTTTCTAATGTCGCTTTAGTCCAATTCAGAAATATATCATATTTatagtaattataattaaatagaaCTTATCTAATACTTGCAGTCAATTTAGATGAAAGAAGACATTTTGAGCGAAATTTAAAGTTCATGTAAATCATCAAAAGCGCTGTTTACTATTTGTAGACAGTTATTTACTATTAAAAGCTTGATACAAGGTTTCATAGACAATTTGCCTTTGAATATGGTCTTCGCATACTGaaggtttaataaaaaaaaaaaaaaaaaaagtgaagtgttTTACACATTGCTGATTTGTCtgttaaaattattacatatttccGAATTGGTTTACGCATTTTACATTTTCCATTTATAGTAAATCTCAACTTTTGTGTGCTCtagttttctctttttaaatttgttgtgtATGGGGTATTTTACTGTGGCAAATCTTTGCCATTtgttaaatgtttaatattttacattcttttgtaaatttttttaattacttgcaGACATTAGAAGAAACTGAAACAGAAACAGCAACATATCAGAGTACTTCGGATATATATTTGGGGCGTTTGGAAGCGTCGCATGAAGCGCTGCTGCCGGCGCCATTACCACCGCCAATACTGCAACCTTCATCGCCAGATTCcatattgccactgtaatcgGTGGGCATTTCCTCGTATATAATGTCGGGATGCAACGTTTGCACttgatgttgatgttgttgctgctgctgctgttgttgttgctgctgtgcgCCAGCTGCCATAGCGTGATTACGTTTGAGTGCTATCAAGGCACCAACGCCGTTGCCGCTGCCACCACCAATGGTCACTCCACTCTCGTTGTgtagatgttgttgttgttgttgctgtacacCGGCAATGgttgaattttgatttgaaacaTAGTATGGGCTTCCGCTACTGCTGAAAATGATTTGTTTAGAAATGAGTACAAGCGCTAGATAGTTTCTCATGGCAATGAGTTCATATCTTTGAAATAATTGGCAAAAGAAAAactaataagaaaaattaagtgTAAAACTGGTGCTAACTTTAATGGAATGACTATTCAGAGATGAAATgaatgtttttaagaaaatttgcaaataaaataaatacaaaaacgtattattctaataaaaaaatagtacttttcaaaatattgacaCAGAAAAATTAgcaccgaaaaaaaatttaaaaaataaaatggtatTAAGCAGGAGAAATCATAGCTTTAAGTTTTTAAGtagcaaaactaaaaaaaaatatttagtatttaatttagcaaaactaaaaaaaatatatatcgatgcaatataataaaaaatattgaaaaccaaataaaaattacttgtaTTGATTGTGGGAATTGTTAGCCGTCGATTGGTGCATATTCTGAGTTGTGTTGTTGTACATAATATCTGCAATTCAACGcacattattttattgtaattatactaaaagaaaaacaaacgcGCTATCGCTTGCTAGTTGACTTA
This window harbors:
- the LOC126761636 gene encoding ATP-binding cassette sub-family F member 3, producing the protein MSQFTDILEREFPAIDNELKDYVEGVLCGSLEDFESCDDIYEAVGDILQSIDTGKSEENIRDLCDEFFNIIKKNTKNEVRKVLNAPVNIAAMAKEMENVDKNMQSIWLTTKDGGSKVNSKKLEKAEAKLQQKQEKRQDVVKSAVAAPVKLQTATASQVLSKKNTKMEQKGTNRSMDIKIENFDLAFGDKVLLQNANLLLSLGRRYGLVGRNGLGKTTLLRMISDRQLAIPSHISVLHVEQEVVGDDTKAVDSVLECDLERNRLLTREKEILATLNSGVQDTKLSTELNEVYAQLQNIEADKAVARASVILRGLGFDADMQQRPTKSFSGGWRMRLALARALFSKPDLLLLDEPTNMLDIKAIIWLENYLQSWPTTLLVVSHDRNFLETVPTDIIHLHSQALEAYKGNYEQFEKTKTEKLKAQRREYEAQMAHRAHVQEFIDRFRYNANRASSVQSKIKMLEKLPELKPVEKEVEVKLKFPEVEPLNPPVLALSEIEFRYKDTDPLPVFKNVNLSATSDSRICIVGENGAGKTTLLKIIVGQLTTIHGNIISHRGLRIGYFAQHHVDHLNMNTTCVGVLAELFPGRPDEEYRRQLGSFGISGQLALQSIASLSGGQKSRVALAKMCMADPNFLVLDEPTNHLDIETIDALGRAINAFKGGVILVSHDERLIKVVCKELWVCGNRTVRGMEGGLDEYKREVYKEIEAANS
- the LOC126761649 gene encoding superoxide dismutase [Cu-Zn], which translates into the protein MPAKAVSVINGDVKGTVYFEQKDESSPVIVTGEVSGLSKGLHGFHVHEFGDNTNGCTSAGPHFNPAGKEHGAPTDENRHLGDLGNIEASGDGPTKVNISDKLITLFGANSIVGRTVVVHADPDDLGKGGHELSKSTGNAGARLGCGVIGITKN
- the LOC126761637 gene encoding apoptosis-inducing factor 3-like; translated protein: MSEFTDLVSICNETDINNDEVKEYNFDENNKLLLIRQNDRIWAIGATCPHQGAPLVRGILGHGRIRCPRHGSCYNIRTGDIEDFPGLDSLPTYPVEIATNGVVQVRARIKDLNKIRRTKEMVEYIKSDERIFLLVGGGVSTATCAETLRQEGYTGRIIILCREDYLPYDRAPLSKAWQGDITELYFRDSDFYEGNNIEVILGVEAIKLDTAMRTVSCSNDQLITYDKLFIATGSKPTRLPVNGNDLRNVFYIHDYRDLQTIMHVLKSKTNLVCVGGGFINLEFVSSIVTKVKSIVLVSNEKYPLESTVGSDVGERLLQLYREKGVQMKMESRIKEILSEDGVRISEIRTSDGYKYPCDVLIIAVGVVANTAWLIDSSLPINADGTIDTDMHLMTLVPNIYVGGDIANAPLFSNANQRQNVKHLQVAQYHGYVAAINMAGTIKDLRAVPFFNIHLFGATFSHAGVGSISETSIYGDLKRLKYLAYLFDRDGNVTCVNTCGYDATVVNFCELLSQGKRLHRSDVVDKSNPHQWMEHLLDTRRTRCGC